One region of Cryptosporidium parvum Iowa II chromosome 4, whole genome shotgun sequence genomic DNA includes:
- a CDS encoding ribosomal protein S27a, ubiquitin plus zincribbon, UB13p: protein LSKMQIFFRYGLGNTRSLEVDPTMSVKELRHIISEFSGISIDSQCISYGFGILDEFETLEQAGISDYSTLYVSEAMLGGAKKKKKNFTKPKKIKHKKKKVKLAVLKYYKVDGDKVVKLRRECPAETCGAGVFMAQHFNRTSCGRCGLTYFPSKGDEGKN from the coding sequence CTCTCTAAGATGCAGATATTTTTTAGATATGGTCTCGGTAACACCAGATCGTTGGAGGTGGATCCAACGATGAGTGTGAAGGAATTAAGACATATTATTAGCGAGTTTTCTGGCATTTCAATTGACTCCCAATGTATCAGCTACGGTTTTGGTATTTTAGACGAATTTGAAACCTTGGAACAAGCAGGTATTTCTGACTATTCTACATTGTATGTTTCAGAAGCAATGTTGGGAGGTGccaaaaagaagaagaagaattttaCCAAGCCAAAGAAGATTAAGCacaagaagaagaaggTCAAGCTAGCAGTACTCAAGTACTACAAAGTTGATGGCGACAAGGTGGTTAAGCTACGACGTGAATGTCCAGCAGAAACATGCGGAGCAGGAGTCTTTATGGCTCAGCACTTCAATAGAACAAGCTGCGGCAGGTGTGGTTTGACCTACTTCCCTTCCAAGGGTGATGAAGGCAAgaattga
- a CDS encoding hypothetical protein (transcripts identified by EST), with protein MKIFILNPFGIKILKIVFLILINYNIFPGVNGKSAYTDIIPDDYTYLVRSKIKTVDKPIDMLLHLSRSEAPKYTVVLFNVYTIIKAVKKLSTSMYVHLVRHLDHYDREFSDNVQFIIPNFYPNVRSIISSMGHKVHASLISGTIPEEKYIEAVVASVSFINNAIRRGVIPSHQTTAFYGNCVGGLIASATSVALRESLAAVVLNGSALFMPDVVRRRLARKSALKSVKYLLIHSYEDQVIPYIHAENTNNSLVSWGADSTIYNVEKISHFDTMVKHKYTGLRFISSVILKRPEIYRPLDTEDQELIKSTKKRMKAEDIEPIVPPRNSTIGTDDSSSSNTTISRQSRPNLVIREERNMVYIIDQSG; from the coding sequence ATGAagatttttatattaaatccatttggaataaaaattctaaaaattgtatttttaatattaataaactataatatttttccaGGAGTAAATGGAAAGTCGGCATATACTGATATCATTCCTGATGATTATACATATTTAGTACgctcaaaaataaaaacagTTGACAAACCCATCGATATGCTTCTGCACCTTAGTCGTTCTGAAGCTCCAAAATATACGGTCGTACTATTTAATGTATATACTATTATAAAAGCTGTGAAGAAATTGAGTACGAGTATGTACGTTCATTTAGTACGGCACTTAGATCACTATGATAGAGAATTTAGTGATAATGTTCAGTTCATTATTCCAAACTTTTATCCTAATGTTAGATCCATAATTTCATCCATGGGCCATAAAGTACATGCTTCTTTGATTTCAGGCACTATTCCggaagaaaaatatattgaagCAGTTGTCGCATCCGTTTCGTTCATTAATAACGCAATTAGAAGAGGCGTAATTCCTTCTCATCAAACTACAGCATTTTATGGGAATTGCGTTGGCGGACTAATTGCTTCTGCAACTTCTGTAGCTTTGAGAGAATCATTAGCTGCTGTAGTATTGAATGGTTCTGCGTTATTTATGCCAGATGTCGTAAGACGCAGGCTTGCTAGAAAGTCAGCACTTAAGAGCGTCAAGTATCTTCTCATTCATTCTTATGAAGATCAAGTTATTCCATATATTCATGCAGAAAATACGAATAACTCGTTGGTCAGTTGGGGAGCTGACTCCACAATTTATAATGTTGAGAAAATTAGTCATTTTGATACAATGGTTAAACATAAATATACTGGTCTAAGATTCATTTCCTCTgtaattttaaaaagaCCGGAAATTTACAGGCCTCTCGATACAGAAGATCAAGAGTTGATTAAATCAActaaaaaaagaatgaaagCGGAAGATATTGAACCAATTGTCCCACCAAGGAATTCCACGATTGGCACAGATGATAGTAGTTCTAGTAATACCACTATTTCAAGACAAAGTCGGCCCAATCTTGTTATAAGAGAGGAGAGAAACATGGTGTATATTATAGATCAATCCGGCTAG
- a CDS encoding NifS-like protein; cysteine desulfurase, whose product MIVHRYCRQWAPSVVRGISKLAFFSSMSSIAKKRPAYFDYQATTPVDPRVLDKMMPFFTEKFGNSHSRTHGYGWEAEEAVENARTNIANLIKCLPKEIIFTSGATESNNTIIRGVCDIYGDIENKKNHIITTQIEHKCVLSTLRELELKGFRVTYLKVNNKGLISLEELEKSIIPGETILASIMHVNNEIGVIQPMNLIGEICKKYNVLFHSDVAQGLGKINIDVDKWNADFLSLSAHKVYGPKGIGAFYIRSKPRRRIKPLIFGGGQERGMRSGTMPVPLAVGFGEACKIASSEMNSDSIHVKSLYDKLYKGITTQLPDVELNGCGVNRMFGNLNLSFTGVEGESLMMKLYSLALSSGSACTSASLEPSYVLRAIGVGEDVAHTSIRFGLGRFTKHEDVDKAVKEIVESVTLLRKMSPLWDSITDTKVKDEESLKWT is encoded by the coding sequence ATGATCGTTCACAGATATTGCAGGCAATGGGCACCAAGCGTTGTAAGAGGTATCTCGAAGCTtgcatttttttcatcGATGAGTTCCATTGCTAAAAAGAGACCAGCATACTTTGATTACCAAGCTACGACGCCTGTTGACCCAAGAGTTTTAGATAAAATGATGCCTTTTTTTACGGAAAAGTTTGGAAACTCTCATTCTAGAACTCATGGGTATGGATGGGAAGCAGAAGAAGCTGTGGAGAATGCAAGAACTAATATTGCGAACCTTATTAAATGCTTGCCCAAAGAAATAATCTTTACTTCAGGAGCAACTGAATCTAATAATACGATAATTAGGGGTGTATGCGACATTTATGGCgatatagaaaataaaaagaatcaCATTATTACTACTCAAATTGAACACAAATGTGTTCTGTCAACATTAAGAGAACTTGAACTAAAAGGTTTCAGGGTGACTTATCTTAAAGTCAACAATAAAGGCCTTATTTCTTTAGAGGAGCTGGAAAAGTCCATAATCCCTGGAGAGACTATTCTGGCTTCTATTATGCATGTCAACAATGAGATTGGAGTAATTCAGCCTATGAATTTAATAGGAGAAATCtgtaaaaaatataatgtTCTTTTCCATAGTGATGTAGCCCAGGGACTAGgaaaaatcaatattgATGTTGATAAGTGGAATGCAGACTTTTTATCTCTTTCCGCACATAAGGTGTACGGTCCGAAAGGAATAGGAGCATTTTATATTCGTAGTAAGCCTAGAAGACGTATAAAACCACTAATTTTTGGTGGCGGCCAGGAGCGAGGAATGAGATCTGGCACGATGCCAGTACCATTAGCTGTTGGATTTGGTGAAGCATGTAAGATTGCTTCTTCTGAAATGAATTCAGATTCTATACACGTCAAGTCTCTATATGATAAACTTTACAAAGGAATTACCACTCAACTACCAGATGTAGAACTCAACGGGTGTGGCGTAAACCGTATGTTTGGGAACCTAAACTTAAGTTTTACTGGAGTTGAAGGGGAATCACTAATGATGAAGCTATATTCTTTGGCTTTATCATCCGGAAGTGCATGCACATCTGCATCATTGGAACCATCGTACGTTTTAAGAGCAATCGGTGTCGGAGAAGATGTTGCCCATACATCCATTCGCTTTGGACTGGGGAGGTTCACTAAACACGAAGATGTAGATAAGGCTGTTAAAGAAATTGTCGAGTCTGTAACTCTATTGAGAAAGATGTCCCCTCTTTGGGATTCTATTACAGACACAAAGGTTAAAGATGAGGAGTCACTCAAATGGACGTGA
- a CDS encoding hypothetical protein (transcripts identified by EST), giving the protein MGIAVSFLIIFLQLFMSICGRLNLPDDTVEVVGSDYRYLRKISDLRPLRLGTFGHLSRSETPKYTVIFMHGFVVDSSTLYRLTSKFFVRMVRHLDHYDQDYSNNVQLIAPNWHKEFLPFTEEIPNETITTFKAGRPSAEQYILQVLSLIAFINSLVRQGIIPSLENTGIQGNCLGGIIGIAAALGMKSNIGAVATCNSALLHPDLIRRKILRKSAISTSFLLVQGDEDKIIYHKFASVTESILRDWGAKNVLLHKTKGGHFSVMAKHLYTGFRFIASVLLKRQEIFRLEDSYNTKLIAKTKRRVENISEIVPIVPKVTPNDDIQSFNSTK; this is encoded by the coding sequence ATGGGTATAGCTGTGTCGTTCCTCATTATATTTTTGCAGCTGTTTATGAGTATTTGTGGCAGACTGAATTTGCCTGATGATACTGTCGAAGTTGTTGGCTCTGATTATAGATATTTGAGAAAGATAAGTGATTTACGGCCATTAAGACTTGGTACATTTGGACACTTGTCTCGCTCAGAAACTCCTAAATATACTGTTATATTTATGCATGGATTTGTAGTTGACAGTAGCACTCTATATCGGTTAACCTCAAAATTTTTTGTCAGAATGGTACGCCACCTAGATCACTACGATCAGGATTATAGTAATAATGTTCAACTAATTGCTCCAAACTGGCACAAAGAATTTCTCCCTTTTACTGAAGAAATACCAAATGAGACTATTACCACATTCAAAGCAGGAAGACCTTCTGCTGAACAATACATCTTACAGGTATTGAGTTTAATTGCCTTCATAAATAGCTTGGTAAGGCAAGGTATTATTCCTTCACTTGAAAATACAGGTATACAGGGAAATTGTCTGGGTGGTATTATTGGTATTGCTGCGGCCCTTGGAatgaaatcaaatattggaGCAGTTGCAACATGCAACTCTGCTTTATTACATCCTGACTTAATTAGGAGGAAGATACTTAGAAAGTCTGCTATAAGTACTTCTTTTTTGTTAGTTCAAGGCGATGAAGATAAGATAATCTACCACAAATTTGCATCTGTAACCGAGTCCATTCTTAGAGATTGGGGTGCCAAAAATGTGTTACTACATAAAACAAAAGGTGGGCACTTCTCTGTCATGGCAAAGCATTTATATACAGGTTTCAGATTCATTGCATCTGTTCTCCTTAAAAGGCAGGAAATATTCCGCCTCGAAGATTCTTATAACACTAAATTGATTGCAAAAACTAAAAGGAGAGTTGAAAATATCTCAGAAATTGTTCCCATTGTTCCTAAAGTAACACCTAATGATGATATTCAAAGTTTTAATAGCACTAAATGA
- a CDS encoding oocyst wall protein 6 (CpCOWP6) has translation MKSLGSFLFAFGALVSVSKVNAQHGQHLHGHGHGHHVIPTNVNYYESNTDVLAPIIECPQGYTISGKQCTRTIFVPSSVNCPKKYELREGQCVRKEYSSAVLVCEPGFELIGGRCITRQSVQAERICPHGFALAGEECISMKEFAADYRCPPGFQRKHQECVRDISTDPLESCPPGFEPVDKHGRMVQCTRTETVDVILSCKQGYELRGDICVLVDIIRPNLKCEKGFQLKDGVCNRLLQVDSLSQCPAGSIPRGHKCIVITNVPIIPSCPSDFELDSTGTRCIRMDERPIIQECPQGFKLESGQCVSISNVEPEVSCPPGSTPHGHHNKCFNIITEQPMMQCPHGYIESGNGECISEKMKPASVDCPIGFSRQGSQCVKIISEVPSKSCPSGILKNHRCVSFETAPMIGFCPDGSEVPPSGLCTATTGKPFSLKCPHGYNLENGQCIQEIVTKTSYMCPSGTSDGHGKCVSLAATPALPVCPHGMVLTPDGSQCAKTEHTKISLSCPDGYHFNHGRCESKIHEKHHGKNTRTANSHY, from the coding sequence atgaaaagcTTGGGATCATTTTTGTTTGCATTTGGAGCTTTGGTATCAGTTTCTAAAGTCAATGCACAGCACGGACAACATTTGCATGGGCATGGCCACGGCCACCATGTAATTCCAACAAATgtaaattattatgaatCAAATACAGACGTTCTCGCTCCAATTATTGAATGCCCACAAGGATACACAATTAGTGGGAAGCAATGCACAAGGACAATATTTGTTCCAAGTTCAGTAAATTGTCCAAAGAAGTATGAGCTGAGAGAAGGACAATGTGTCAGGAAAGAATACAGCTCAGCTGTCCTAGTTTGCGAACCAGGATTTGAATTGATTGGTGGCCGTTGCATTACTAGACAGTCAGTACAGGCTGAGAGAATCTGTCCGCATGGATTTGCATTGGCTGGAGAAGAGTGTATTTCTATGAAGGAATTTGCGGCTGATTATAGATGCCCACCAGGTTTTCAAAGAAAGCATCAAGAATGTGTTAGAGATATCTCAACAGACCCATTGGAAAGTTGCCCTCCTGGTTTTGAGCCAGTTGATAAACATGGGAGGATGGTTCAGTGTACTAGAACAGAAACAGTAGATGTTATCCTCTCTTGTAAACAAGGATATGAACTTAGAGGCGATATTTGTGTGTTAGTTGACATTATAAGACCCAACTTAAAGTGTGAAAAGGGTTTCCAACTTAAGGATGGAGTTTGCAATAGACTTCTCCAGGTTGATTCTCTTTCACAGTGTCCAGCAGGTTCCATCCCAAGAGGCCACAAATGTATTGTAATAACGAACGTTCCAATTATTCCTTCTTGTCCATCAGACTTTGAATTGGATTCAACAGGGACGAGATGTATTCGTATGGATGAGAGACCAATCATCCAGGAGTGCCCACAGGGATTCAAACTCGAATCTGGGCAATGCGTAAGCATTTCAAATGTAGAACCAGAGGTTTCTTGCCCACCTGGCTCTACTCCCCATGGGCACCACAACAAGTGCTTCAATATCATTACAGAACAACCGATGATGCAATGTCCTCATGGTTATATTGAAAGTGGAAACGGAGAATGTATTTCAGAGAAAATGAAACCAGCTTCTGTAGATTGTCCAATCGGTTTTTCAAGACAAGGAAGCCAGTGCGTAAAGATTATCTCAGAAGTGCCGTCTAAGAGTTGCCCATCAGGTATCTTAAAGAATCATAGATGCGTTTCATTTGAGACAGCTCCAATGATTGGTTTCTGTCCAGATGGAAGTGAAGTCCCACCAAGCGGCCTATGTACAGCAACAACAGGAAAaccattttcattaaagtGCCCACACGGTTATAATCTTGAGAATGGACAATGCATTCAAGAAATTGTTACTAAAACTAGTTATATGTGCCCATCAGGTACAAGCGATGGCCACGGAAAATGTGTATCTCTTGCTGCGACGCCTGCATTGCCAGTATGCCCACACGGAATGGTTCTCACCCCAGATGGTTCTCAATGTGCTAAAACTGAGCATACAAAAATATCTCTTTCTTGCCCAGATGGATATCACTTTAATCACGGAAGATGTGAAAGCAAAATACACGAGAAGCACCATGGAAAAAATACTAGGACTGCAAATAGCCACTATTAA
- a CDS encoding glycosyl transferase: MIFNSFKIWKEERKSTIGFFHPQCGNFGGGEKVLWCIIYEVLNANIKNKVVIYSTCKLDKTELVKKVESLFRIPLNRPEFVYRIKIVELKLGFLLQLAFFRLWSVNLAALIVSLEGLLFSWPFPEVFVETAGFPFALIPARVLPTTKHISTYIHYPQVRKENIESEKERNILRYFYLKLFLFVYKLSIGLANKVVVNSNWTFNKLNELWEKNSIEMSVCYPPINIDHSLNKLVDPKLRKNVIISLSQFRVEKNHFVQIRIFSGVLKRIKEIINRASKEEKIRLEKIYEEIRFKMCGTSQNSNPKYNDYLNSLKQMIVDEKLEEKLELVIDSSSTELQNIMRTSRFAIHTMEDEHFGICVAEFVCSGLLTFAHKSGGPEKDILTRFDGQDVGFLASNIQEFVEKLAHAIIYYEDPAIQGILNNALKSVFERYQDNISFGKTCWRALNI, from the coding sequence AtgatttttaattctttcaaaatttggaaGGAAGAGAGAAAAAGTACAATAGGATTTTTTCATCCTCAGTGTGGTAACTTTGGTGGGGGCGAAAAGGTATTATGGTGTATTATATATGAAGTTCTAAATGCCAATATAAAAAACAAGGTTGTGATATATTCTACTTGTAAACTTGATAAGACTGAACTTGTCAAGAAAGTTGAGAGTTTATTTAGAATCCCTTTAAACCGTCCCGAGTTTGTTTACAGGATTAAAATCGTCGAATTAAAGTTAGGGTTTCTTTTACAACTTGCATTTTTTAGACTCTGGAGTGTGAACTTAGCAGCTTTAATTGTTTCTCTGGAGGGTTTATTATTTAGCTGGCCATTTCCGGAAGTTTTTGTAGAAACAGCAGGATTCCCGTTTGCACTAATACCAGCAAGAGTTCTCCCAACAACTAAACATATTTCAacatatattcattatcCTCAAgttagaaaagaaaatattgaaagtgAAAAGGAAAGGAATATTCtaagatatttttatttaaaactaTTCTTGTTTGTTTATAAACTTAGTATTGGTCTTGCAAACAAGGTTGTTGTAAATTCAAATTGGACGTTTAATAAGCTTAATGAGCTTTGGGAGAAAAATTCTATTGAAATGAGTGTTTGCTACCCACCTATAAATATAGATCATTCACTAAATAAATTAGTAGATCCAAAACTAAGAAAAAATGTGATTATTTCACTTTCACAATTTAGGGTTGAAAAAAATCACTTTGTACAAATACGAATTTTCTCTGGGGTGCTTAAAAGGATCaaggaaattattaatagagCGAGCaaagaagagaaaattaggcttgaaaaaatatatgaaGAAATAAGGTTTAAAATGTGTGGAACTTCACAGAATTCAAATCCTAAATACAATGATTATCTAAATTCCCTTAAACAAATGATAGTAGATGAGAAGCTTGAAGAGAAGTTAGAGCTAGTTATTGATTCAAGCTCAACAGAGTTGCAGAATATTATGAGAACATCAAGGTTTGCAATCCACACAATGGAAGATGAACATTTTGGTATCTGCGTTGCAGAATTCGTCTGCTCCGGCTTGTTAACGTTCGCACACAAGTCAGGAGGGCCTGAGAAAGACATCCTAACGAGATTCGATGGACAAGATGTCGGGTTCTTGGCATCGAACATCCAGGAGTTTGTGGAAAAACTTGCACATGCAATCATTTACTATGAAGACCCAGCTATTCAAGGCATTTTAAACAATGCACTTAAGTCAGTATTTGAAAGGTATCAGGATAATATCTCGTTCGGAAAGACATGTTGGAGAGCTCTAAATATATAA
- a CDS encoding Dbp1p, eIF4a-1 family RNA SFII helicase (DEXDC+HELICc), whose translation MSEKEIGTRDLQQNVERRKDGAYIPPHRRQQGLREDPNSNLASFTGNQANSYNSQRNNSSRNNIDGKRNDQASNLGFRKHNNSFNESNVSMDRFSALGERQSNASNSKYQYNAVTGGNNDRFVNLNEKPQERGYNKYYRNRIGVSGTGWDVRDGRSLYRDDEDKIFSKSKEHRAGINFDAYDNIPVEMTGSDTNKIKPMQSFMELEGIHEILLDNIRRVKYERPTPVQKFSIPTVLNGRDLMACAQTGSGKTAAFLFPIVMKMLNDGPPPTPQQSSLRIKRMAYPVALVLSPTRELAIQTYEESRKFCFGTGIRTNVLYGGSEVRSQIMDLDRGSDIIVATPGRLRDLIDRGKVNLKLIKFLILDEADRMLDMGFAPQIREIVEDSEMPHSLDGRQTVMFSATFPREIQQLAKDFLHNYIFLTVGRVGATSGSIVQRVVYAEEDHKPRLLVKLLLEQGEGLTVVFVEMKRRADQIEDFLIDQNFPAVSIHGDRSQQEREHALRLFRSGQRPILVATDVAARGLDIPNITHVINLDMPCNIDDYVHRIGRTGRAGNTGLATSFVNESNKPILRDLLAALEESGQDAPEWFQDMVKSCTASFGRYGNRFNKGGVSSSQRGNRGLHSFGSVDIRSNQGGSNCSSVNSSYGYSGNNSSSGNQGSNNEQWRNRKGPVNHSYNGVAGNGNNASHSKVSNRDFDHDDAW comes from the coding sequence atgTCTGAAAAGGAGATAGGCACTCGTGATCTACAACAGAATGTTGAACGCCGGAAGGATGGGGCATATATCCCTCCACATAGAAGGCAACAAGGGTTAAGAGAAGATCCTAATTCTAATTTGGCGAGCTTTACAGGAAATCAAGCTAATTCCTACAATAGTCaaagaaataattctagtagaaataatatagaTGGTAAGCGTAATGATCAGGCTAGTAATTTAGGCTTCAGAAAACACAACAATTCTTTTAATGAATCAAACGTAAGTATGGATCGATTTAGTGCGTTGGGAGAGAGGCAATCAAACGCCTCTAACTCGAAGTACCAATATAATGCAGTTACGGGTGGTAATAACGATAGATTTGTCAACCTAAATGAAAAACCTCAGGAAAGGGGCTACAATAAGTACTACAGAAATCGTATTGGCGTTTCAGGTACTGGATGGGACGTAAGAGATGGCAGATCACTTTATCGAGATGATGAagacaaaatattttcaaagtcAAAAGAACACAGAGCAGGGATTAATTTTGATGCATACGATAATATTCCAGTGGAAATGACAGGCTCTGATACAAACAAAATCAAGCCAATGCAAAGTTTCATGGAGCTTGAAGGAATACAcgaaatattattagataaCATTAGAAGAGTTAAATATGAAAGACCTACTCCAGTTCAGAAGTTCTCCATACCGACTGTTTTAAACGGGAGAGACTTAATGGCATGCGCTCAGACTGGATCTGGCAAAACAGCGGCATTTCTATTTCCAATAGTAATGAAAATGCTAAACGACGGCCCCCCTCCAACCCCTCAACAATCTTCTCTTAGAATAAAGAGAATGGCATACCCAGTTGCTCTTGTTCTATCTCCGACACGTGAACTTGCTATTCAAACTTATGAGGAATCTAGGAAGTTCTGCTTTGGAACTGGAATTCGAACTAATGTATTATATGGTGGAAGCGAAGTTAGAAGTCAAATAATGGACTTAGACAGGGGTTCAGATATTATAGTAGCGACTCCGGGAAGACTTAGAGATTTAATTGATAGGGGAAAAGTTAATCtcaaattaatcaaatttttgattCTAGACGAAGCTGACAGAATGCTTGATATGGGTTTTGCTCCTCAAATACGGGAAATTGTAGAGGATTCTGAAATGCCTCATAGTCTTGATGGTAGACAGACTGTTATGTTCAGTGCCACTTTCCCACGCGAAATACAACAACTTGCAAAGGACTTCTTACACAACTACATTTTTTTGACTGTTGGAAGGGTTGGCGCAACTAGCGGTTCTATTGTTCAACGTGTTGTATATGCTGAGGAAGACCACAAACCCCGTTTACTAGTTAAACTTCTATTAGAGCAGGGTGAGGGTCTAACCGTCGTTTTTGTTGAAATGAAGCGCAGAGCAGATCAAATAGAAGACTTCCTTATTGATCAAAACTTCCCTGCTGTCTCTATTCACGGGGATAGATCGCAACAGGAACGTGAGCATGCACTAAGGCTTTTTAGGAGCGGTCAAAGACCGATCCTAGTGGCTACTGATGTTGCTGCTCGTGGGCTTGACATCCCTAATATTACGCACGTAATTAATTTGGACATGCCCTGCAACATAGATGACTATGTGCACAGAATAGGTAGAACTGGCAGAGCCGGAAACACGGGCTTAGCCACGTCTTTTGTCAATGAAAGTAATAAGCCTATATTAAGAGACTTACTTGCAGCATTAGAAGAAAGTGGTCAGGATGCCCCTGAATGGTTCCAAGACATGGTTAAGTCATGCACAGCCTCGTTCGGAAGGTATGGTAACAGATTCAACAAGGGCGGGGTATCTAGTTCTCAAAGAGGAAATAGAGGGTTACACAGTTTTGGAAGTGTAGATATTAGAAGTAATCAGGGAGGAAGTAATTGTAGCTCTGTTAATTCTAGCTATGGCTATTCTGGTAATAACTCAAGTTCTGGAAACCAAGGTTCTAATAACGAGCAATGGAGAAACAGAAAGGGTCCAGTGAACCACTCTTACAATGGGGTAGCTGGGAACGGGAATAATGCTTCGCACTCTAAAGTTTCCAACAGAGACTTTGATCACGATGATGCATGGTAA